The sequence aattttggaaaaatctgcccaaagtattcttgaaatcctaaagcaccacttattttgaaaagaattgaaaagcctaaaaaaccacttattatggaacggagggagtaacatgTAACACAGAAATAGCCtccttttccaactttcaaattAACATTGGTAATAACTAATTAAAAGTAAGCTTTAACAAATATCGCTATGGAGTATTAATTGTTACAGCAAAATAAAAGTGGTTATGCATACTACCGGTAACACAACCAAATATTTTACGTGCTCAAGGTGTGGTTTAAGACGTAAGCTTGTGACCAGCTAAACCGTTAAAAGCAGACAGTAAATGTGATCTAAGCCAAAACGTCAAGAAACTTATTGTGACCAACTAAGCTATTCATAATCTTTTGATTCCTTCATTTGGAccaatattttctttgatttgaaaTTAACACAGAAATATGACCTTTGATAAAACTCTTAACTATGATAGTCTATAAATGATACAATCTCAACTTTCACTTTATTTCACTAAAGTCactgaacttttttttttttttttaaaataaaaaaaccatcGATTTTCCAGAAGTGTCAAGAAAGTTACTAAACTATATTTTGTAACCAAAACGCCACTCAACCTTGTCTAATTAAGTATCACAGAAAGTCATCAGGAGGAAACAAAAGAGACATTTGATATGATACTTCTGCAAAGTTGAATGACCTTTTGGTACCAAAAGATTGTGTTTAATGATGTTCTGTACTACCTAGGCATAGTTCAGTATTTCTTTTGTTATACAAAATAGTTTAGTGACTTTTGGTCATACTTGGGCAAAATTAAGTGATGTTTTGTTACAATAGAAGGGCTTGTGACTTTGGTGCtataaaataaaagttgaatAACCATCTGTTAAACTACCCTGTTGACTTTATCATTaatattttgaaggaatgaCACTCCGGGTCCTATCTTATAATAAATAGCATCAATGGACCAGAGTTTTCATAATAAAAAATTGACTTGCACGTAATATTAGCAAGAGATGAAACAAATACTACGACAGTAGTTTAAAGTCTATCATGAAACTAgtttaaaattgaattttaaattagtTTGAGTTCTTTTATAAATCTTGTAAAAATGGTGATTCTAGATTCAGATAAAGGAGGGTTGCAATAGGCCGAAGGCTACATAAAAGTCAAACTGAAATCCTTAAAGTAATGAATATGTTAGATCATGCTCGTAATGAATTGGTCCACCTTTTCATAGAAATCTCATCTCTATTTGAAAGCATCTCCTCTGGAAAACTCAACGAATGGAGCGAAGTATATAGAGGATTCTTTTCTGGCCATTCCAACTTAGGTGTTTCAACATAGTTTATTCATTGATTTAAATAGTAATGAAATTATGTCAAATATCTTAAGACGTCAtaaaatgaaaagtatgttgtACAAAATTTGTCAGGAGCAATTTTGTTTTCAAGATTATTAATTTCAAGCCATCAGCAAGTCAACTTACTATTTGACTCCAATTTCAGGTCTACAACAAGTATCCTAACACCAGAAGATATCAAATGCCACCAAGGCTTAGACAGATGGGGAAAAATCATCTAGTGTTTTTGTCTCTGTTGGAATTGAACCCTGATCTTTAAGGTTCGCACACATTTCATTGACCATTAGGCTACAACCTTCGAGCTATTGAATCAATAAATAATTGGTATCAACAACAAATGCATAGATTGAATATTCATTATCTATAAGCTGGCTTCCGTATACACATCCTCCCTGATATCTGTGTATGACCTAGTAGCACGGAGGACCAAACCATTCTCTTCGATCAACTTCTCTAAGGCTTCTTTGACGACAATTTTAAATACTTTATAGCATTCATCAATTGCGGCCTGAAGTTAAACGTGTTTGGGACACAACTTCCCACTTATGTTATCTCTAGTATCTTAGGATGGCAGCTAGCTTAACCAACACTAGATCAAATGCCACTAAACTGTCTTGTACTCACACTTGCAGAAATAACATTGAAAGAAAAGTTTGGCACTAGTTGGGCAAGATATAGTTTTCATAAAATTAATACTTCTGAAATGTAATTGATTTACTTCTTGTTCTTTTGGAAAATAAGTTGATTTACTTTTATATGCAGTTACTGGTCAAACAATACCTCCTAATAGAGTTATTTCCTTTCCATCCTTTGTCTGCATTCCACTGTCCTGCCAACCAATACACCATTCATTTTCCTGCAAAATTAAACCCAGAGAAGATATTCAAAACAAAGGGTTTTTAAGTCATGTTAACCAAACTACAAATAAAGTGCATCCAGTTGCCCCGTGCATATCAAACTGACCCATCTTTTAGTACCCTATTGTTTGCATTGGATTACAACATAATTTATAACTGAATGAATTTAATGGtaaaaattcatggaagttaGACAAACTCATGTGAATATTTCCAATGCCAACACTTGTATAAAAATCACCTAGGCAGATGAGATCAAATAGAAATGACAGCGATACAGCTCACAAATGCTAGGAACAAATCTAAGATAAGGAAACATTGAAGATCAATCAGTTATTCCAGAAATTCGTGAAGACAAAACAACAGGCCTATACTGACTagctaagttactcggactcttcaaaagtgTTGCCGCATCCGTGTCGGATCCTctaaaaatacactactttcaAAGGATCGGACACGCACCCGACGACATTTTaggagagtccgagtaacttagctGATGAGTGAATTCCTACCAGATAATGACTTGAGAAACCAAGTAACAGCCATAGCAGTCAAAGGATACAATATATGCTAACAGGGAAAGAAAGGTTTTCTGGGTAAACTGGAAAATCTAATCTgattaaataaagaaagagtTGAAGAAATTCAGTAAAGCCAGATTACTTACGCCAACTTGGAAAAGATAATCGTGGGGATAAACTTTCAAAGACAGAGAATTAGCAAACTGAAAGGTTACAACTGGGAAACCATCATCAATCCTGCACCACCAGAGGAAGAGAgaagttgaaaaagatgaagattAAAGGTTATTAACATCAACTATCTGAATTATGCCGATTAATATCCGGAAAACTGGATTAACATAAGAATGGGTTACGGAGCATTATTAGTATTAATGAACGATCTAACCACCACTGAATTAAAAACATTAATACATCCATGCACCCATCATAAAATTGGAGTTTGGACTACGAGGAAGCTAATAGAGAAGTGGCTAATCACAAGAAGCCAGAAATTTGAAAGGTCAACTCAGATACCCTTATCAAACAGATAAAAAACCTGCAGAAAAATGATTCTATTTTCGATCTACTCACTTTACGCAGCATTAAGATTCAAAGCTACGGAATTGGGAGAATGATGAGACATGCTTAATGAGTCATCATATTTgtaaaaaacattttcttatatGCATCTGCAGTATAGAACTGTTAGGTACcagttccttaaggaagttaatAAGCACCTCCAAACCCACTCAACTAATGTTTGCAACTCTGAATTATAACAAACACTCAGTTTTCCCGAGTGGACCGTCTACCATacccctaccccccccccccacccccccacccccggGGGGACAAATTTGTGTAAAAATTTTACCAACTTTGATGATTTTATCTTGCCGCTAGCTGTACAACAAAGTATGACAAACGCTCTCGACTCCTGCAAATGAGCAATTTCCATTTCACCACTCATACATATTTTCCAAAGGTCATTAGCAGATGCTGGAACGGAGGACACCAAAAATTACctaatattcaaaaaaaaaaaaaaaaactaatcttAGCTGCCCTACTATGTTATAGTGTACATgatcatttcttctttttttttttttttttttttttttgagaaagagTGTACATGATCATAGAGGAAACGAAAAGACCTCACCAACCAAATCCTAACAGAAAGGATTACGATGTTCATGTGGAGAGGCTAGAACCTTACTTTTTACTGTAGAAAAAGCAGTGGAAGCTCCCCTCAACAAGATGAGTCGGTAGATCTGGCTGCTTCACCATCAACTACAGTAACAGACAGAATTAAGAATCAATTAGGAGGAAATGACTTTATACATGCACTTTTCAAATGTCTAAACCCACCTTGTCCATGAGAGCACTATACACCTTGCTAGGAAGATATGCTAACGTTGTACCGCTGTCAATTATTGTTCCTCTGTTGGATCCCGCATCAAAGATAGTTGTAGAGACGTCTAGAGCTTTCCCATTAATCTCAATTCCCTTCATGACGACATTATAATGTGGCCTgaagtggaaaaatatatagTTAAAGTCAAGAAATAGAGAACAGAAGGAGTCAATTTGATGTTAAGACAAATACAGATATTAACAGTTAAACATATGATggtataataaaaaaaaggagaagcaAGAGAAGTGATGCGACCAGAATAGCAATGCAAAAATGAAAATCCCATTAATCAACATAAATGCAAGTACTGAAGTTTACAATATGGTGCAACTACAAGTAGTCAAAAGAACTTTAAATTTCGGTTTTCTATTTCTGGATGAGTTAACTAATGTCATTTTTAGTACCAAGAAAGTACAAAATACATACAAAGGAAGGGCCCAGATTCCAGCTCTAAAATTAAGAGAGCTTTAAATTGCTCcatgttctttttcaaaatgttgTAAGTCCAACGCTATTGCATCTCAAAGGAAGAACTGGACCATTTGAACTACTTCCTTTACCAAAGTAAATCACCACATTCTGTTGAGGTCTCAACTAAGTGTTTTTAGGGCTCCAAACGAGTTTATTTGCTACCACATTTGTACCTTTACATGCGTGCAAGTATCACTTGAGCACGTGTTGCAGCAGCTGCCAACTTTAACGTTGTCATTAGGTTGTAATGTGAACAAATCATCAATGTTCCTACCCTTGCCTCACCGGTGACCCCTCCCCCCTCCAAATGGATAATTTTGGGGCGGGGCGAGAGATTTGGAGTAACCAACAACTTGACAACTTGGTTCCACATCTAGATCGTGAAATGCTTAAGCAAATAATTGGAGTGAGGGCAATGGGTGAAGCAGACGTGCAAAGGAGAAGATCATATGCCAGTAAAcaacaataagaaataaaaaatctaaaacTCGTAGCAATTAGCGGCGGTTCTATTCATGACAGGAAAACTTTAAACACCATTCATACATATGTCACACACGCAATAAGATATTGCCAGGACTGGTGTCAGACTCTTATTTCcacaattttttgttttcatcTCAATTAATGAAGCAGTCTAAATTTACTCGAGGAAAAGAAAATATCGtttggagaattttttttttttttttatttatttggggGTAAGGAGAAATGGATTCTTTTGATGTCCTCTTAAGAGTCTCTTTTAGAGTCTTATATAGTTCATTGTTTACATTCTAGTTTGATATCTTTAATGtaaaattcatattttcttcaaaagtcTGCTTTTATAGAACATTTTCACGTATGGGTATTCTCCTATGTTTCCCGAATTCCTGCAGTCTGTTCACAAATTCTGCAAAACTAGAGTCTCACTAAATTCTGTTTCTTTTCAAGAGTCTGCATagaattaaataatttgaaCTTGAAGGAGGTACAAGCATATTTGCATTTGTTCTCAAATCGGTTTATGGAATTTTCTACAGAAATAGACCTTAGAATCGATAAATACTATTCTAATACTTCTGCCTCAGAAGGCTTCCTTCAGCTATGGATAGCTTTCCTTAGCAATTTGCTTCCTTTTGAACTGTTACACAATTCCAACTTTTTCCTCCTTTTATTTTCAGATCCTTGCCACTTCTTTCCATCACTGAGAACAGTCTTCGTGTTTGACTTTTCTCCAGGTGTTTTTCCCATATATCCATTTAACGCAATAGTTTCTACCAAAGTTGCTCGGACTCTGGTGCGGGTGTCCAATATAGGTGCGGATCTAGAGGTAGgatccttcatgatctaaattttaaaattcggGGGTACGGATACCGGTGCGCGAATTCAgctaaaaataattcaaatatctaGAAATAGAGTTATATGTCAAAATTATGCGACATTATGTGGAAAAGTTACAAGGTATTCCAAGGAGAAATATTGATGAGGAGGAGAATCTTAGAAGGAGATAAACGGAAATGACTGACATAGAAATTTCTATATACAAGATGTTCCGTattcttcaatttcaccatagcttttgttttgattacaAAAATCATTGTATCAGTCCCGAATTTCTCcatcgattttggtcaaagtaccaAAAATCGGTTGACCAAATCCGTTACGGATCCTACACCCACATCCACGTCGTGTAGACATGGGTGCGGCACCAAAAGTGAAGAGTTCGAGCAACTTAGGTTTCTATCTTACTCAGCACTAGATCTACACTAGTTCTAGCTCAGGGGGATGCTAAAGATAAATTATCTACCCACGTCCACATTAGTTTCTTCCTGGTTACTTCCCTCATACAAAACTAAATGAAAATTTCCAATCCCTATAGAGTCATATTAATGAAGAAAGCAACCCGCacgggtggctcagttggttgagcatgaggcttccataatggaggtctcaggttcgaaacccccgggatttgccttctgggtccaGCTCGTGACACAGGGCTTGCCTAGagcgggttatctctcctgtgaggtttgcgggctattgcacaggaggGGGGTTCActctgtgcgcacccgaagggtagcggctgctagttcccatgtcatcaaaaaaatattaataaagaaAGCATATGTTCTTTGATTTCTATGATGTTTCACATAACTTATTATGGATATTCTATCAGGCATGCGTATGGATTTTGCTCAATAAGATATGAATCAATTGAACCTACCAGTAGAATGTATAACGGATGCAAAGCTGGAAGAATGTAGCACAAATTTACAGACGAATGGTTGCAGTCTACCTTATTTATATGGAGCAGAATACCAGAAATCATATACAACTTCAAATAAGATGATGCCAAATCTTAGTTCAGTATCTGACTCATGTCAGATGTTTGCGTGAATGGCCTATTTTTCAGTCTCctcccgcccccccccccccaacctcTTTTGGGGAAGGGGTGGGTAGGGGGGAAGCAGGGAAGAGGAAGAGAAGACACTACATATACTTACTCATTCGGGACTAGTGGTGTTGACTTTACTTTTGGCTGAACAACTTGTCCAACGGCAAATATGCCGCCACCATTGCTGCCATCTAGGCAATGTGAAAAAACTTTGTTCACCTTCCCAGATAGAGCTAGCTGTGAAATAAGGGATGAGTTTGCTTGTCCGAAGCCAATTATTCCGTCAACTGCTTGAGTAGATGAGCCTAGCTCTCCTGATTGTTTAGATGAGCACCTATCTTGGATCAAAAACATACATGTCATCAAGAGATAAATGACTCGTATACAGTATCACAGGCTTGAGTGGCATAATTTACATTTACGGAACTGCGCAGAGTATATGGTGACAAAACCAGAATTAGCAATTATAGGAGGAAACAGCAAAGGATCAAAACCATTGAAAACAATCGGCTAGTAAAGAAGTTACTTCATTGGATATTTAATGAGAAAAGCTCATTTTCCACTGTCAGTACTAATTCCTCGTTAAAAAAGTGAAGGGAGGAAAATAATACAGAAACTAaacatttttagtaagtattaCAGAAGCTAAACGTTAACAATATAACAACCTAATCTGGATTTAAAACTTTATCATGCTCGGTATACAGAATAGCAGAAACACATATAACAGGTCATTAGAACTTTCAAAGTATTGAATTAACAGTGATGTGTAACACACCTAATATAGACTAAGATACTGAAATTGTTCCATTAACCCATTCAAGAGTCCATTGACTGAACTAATATAGGATTGGGAAACAATATACAAAAGAGTCAGTGTGAggagaaaacaattttttttttttttggcaagaaCTAATTAGCATCCAACCAAGTCCAGCATGAATTCATTTGACAAGAATTAATTAGCATAAATAGATAAGGATAAAAGTACCCAAATGCTATGGAGCTATTCATGGTAGTGGTTTTAAGATCCCCAGAGACTTGATCAAAATGAATGTAATCTTTTACAAAGTATCCAGAAGTAGAGCTGCCGTCTCCATAAGTAACCTGATATTCACAGGGTGATCCCACCCTGCAATCTGAGTAGGGTGCATTGAACATATCAGTGCAGAAGTCTTGGTCGCAAGAAACGCTTTTTCCTGTTGCTGAGGCTTTTAAGTCATACAGCGTCAAGTCTATCTACATGTAGTATAACAACATACATCAGAAACGAAAGAACCAACTGAATAATTATATCACAATCCATTTTCTTTAAACAGAACAGCAAAGGGTAAATGATCATGCGTACCCCAAGACTGCTTTTTGAAGGACATCTGGCACAGCCAGCACAATTCACCCATAAGATGTCGCTTCCAGTATCTACCTGGACATGATAGTCCTTTGAAGGAGTTCCGATTGTAAGTTTAGTGTAATACAGCCTgcatcatttttttcaaaaaaaataacatgacCACAATTTCACTAGAAAGAATGTGCGTACATGAATTATGCAAtgccacccctccaccaccactGCCTTAACACATGTCCTGCATATGCACagtattttttttgtgtgtgggggggggatTGGATGAGGGGTACAACTTTATATAATATGACCTTCTAACTTGTCATGATAGAACTCGCTGAGCAAAATAACGGAAGCACCACATCAATCACCATGCTTTCCTACTATATGAACACTCAGATGCCCGTCTCTAAAGACAAACTACAAATATAAGAAACATCCAATATCAAGGCACTGCAGGAACTTATTCGCGTTGTCAGTCACACCAAAAGATATCCAAAGGAATCGCTCTAATCAGATTACAATATACTCTTTGATAAAGTGCATCTTTCTCCAAACACAAACTAGGATCAGGAAAATATAATCTCATATGTTTCTCCATAAAAGCATAAGAATCACTAAAACATTAACAAGTGAAAAGCTAACAACTCTATATGTTTTTCCCTGTTCAAGAATGAAATAGGAAATAAGCAGACACAAAATATACTAAGTAAAACACAATCTCCATAAGACAAAATTTGACCAAAGAACATAAGTCAACcaagttcattcatttctacaatcAACTTTTGTAGCAATAATTACAAACAAGTAGAATTACTAACGCGGCATCAGTGGGTTGGCCATTGCCACCCAAATGGAAGTCAACGGCAGCAAGCATTCTACCGTGGCGTCGACTATCATGTTCTTTCAGTTCATTCAACACTGTATGAACTCTACCACGCCCACCATATTTATGCTTCACATTAAACACTACATTATTACTTTCTCCCTTCACCACCAACAccaaaaccaataacaatattAAACACCCTTTTCTCCTCAGATCCATTATCAACAATTGTCACACCCAATTCCCAAAATCCAATCTTTTTCCTAGTATATCCTTCTAAATGTACAAAACAAGTTTATATTgtactctatatatatacacacacacggagagaggtgtgtgtgtatgtatgtatgaatgaatggatCTTGATGTGAAGGTGAAAAGCAAGGAATTGTTTTCCTTTATATCACTGGATAAAAAATGTCtagtaaaatatttgttttttatgACTCTCAGAAGGAGTCGGTTGTGAAAAACCCAAagggaagaaaacaaagagagaggagaaagtGTGTAATTGTTCAAATTTAGTAAACAGAAAAAAATGTTGATTTAGCACTCTAGTTCTGTAGttgtgtttcaaattttcaagggtaggagtatattttatttatgtagtagtagtttcttggaaattttccAAGAGGTAACAAACAATTGCATAAAGTATACGTATGCATAAGGGTTATCTTGAGGAGGTTGGGGGGGCGCGGGGGTGGGGGTCTGAAAAAGAGAAAGGAGGAGGAAAGATTTATATGATGCAATGGTGTAGCTCACGTTTGTCGTCATTCTTGTCTGCACATTACATTCTCTGTTCCTTGTGATATACCCATTTTTAGTAGCATTCAATTTTTTCGGcttctcttttaatttctacaattttcaatttccttcgtctcaatttatctgacattattttattatatacacaatttaaaagaaaaataaagacttTAAAATTTGTGATGCAAAACAAATCTTAAATATTTATGTAGTTGTAAATCATCTAATAAAATTAAATCGTTCGTTAATATAGAAAGGTAATATTAGTGTGTCAATATAAATTGTGAAGAGAGAATAGTATAATTGCACTTGTTGTATCAAGTAGTCAATCTAATTTTTCAGATAACAAAGTTCATAGTATGTTCTCAAGAGAAACAATAGAAAGGTCATAGTATGTTCTCAAGAGGAACAAATAGAAAGGATACactgtatttatttattttcataaaatcatagaagTAGTTTACCTATAATTTGATAGGATTAAATTTCATAATTCGACttatatatttcaaaatttaacTGGATACACTAATGTAAAATCTCGGGTTCTTTTATCTCCTGACATGCTTAGCTAAAAAGAAAACCAAATTTAGACTCTTGTAAGTCATGGATGAGTTGTTTAGTTAGTTGGAAGAACAAATTTAGACTCTTGTAAGTCATGGATGAGTTGGACTGTTTCTTAACTATTAAGGCAACCATACAACCTTTCAGATACCACTATTTAAACTAGTTGAAAATTGTTTGTTGATGGAAAATTTTCAAGTTACGCGTTTTCAAATTGAAGGGGACTACTAAATGAATATAACCTATGACTTTTTTAATGTAAACATGATTGAGTGTCAACAATTTTTTACCATTATAGATCATGTTCTCATATAATATATCATATGGTTTGTCAATATTTCATTGTGAATTTACTTGTATATATCTTcaatgtaaaaatattttttatatcatacacaattcagaaaatttAAACTCTTTAATTATTCGGAGCTTCTCCTTGTC comes from Lycium ferocissimum isolate CSIRO_LF1 unplaced genomic scaffold, AGI_CSIRO_Lferr_CH_V1 ctg300, whole genome shotgun sequence and encodes:
- the LOC132043908 gene encoding aspartic proteinase 36-like — translated: MDLRRKGCLILLLVLVLVVKGESNNVVFNVKHKYGGRGRVHTVLNELKEHDSRRHGRMLAAVDFHLGGNGQPTDAALYYTKLTIGTPSKDYHVQVDTGSDILWVNCAGCARCPSKSSLGIDLTLYDLKASATGKSVSCDQDFCTDMFNAPYSDCRVGSPCEYQVTYGDGSSTSGYFVKDYIHFDQVSGDLKTTTMNSSIAFGCSSKQSGELGSSTQAVDGIIGFGQANSSLISQLALSGKVNKVFSHCLDGSNGGGIFAVGQVVQPKVKSTPLVPNEPHYNVVMKGIEINGKALDVSTTIFDAGSNRGTIIDSGTTLAYLPSKVYSALMDKLMVKQPDLPTHLVEGSFHCFFYSKKIDDGFPVVTFQFANSLSLKVYPHDYLFQVGENEWCIGWQDSGMQTKDGKEITLLGDLVLSNKVVVYDLENQSVGWTEYNCSSSIKVRDGTSGKVYSVGSHNISSASTLNSRMVFTFFILVISILCNLLK